The genomic interval CTATTAAATCTAtttcaattgaccgatttccttatatggactataactcagtaaaactTTGAATGTTAAGTTAATATTTGTCCATAAAGACTTGTGCTTGTAGACCAATGAGAACATAACTCTTCATTGATGAGGTAAACATAATTCATATCATCCAACTTCTACAGACTTGAAGGAACCAAACAAATTATTGACAGATGCCATTTTGTAATTAAAATTGAGTACACTTAAAACCCCAGTGAACCTCCATGGTAAACGAGTCAGTCAAAAGATCTACATGTGCTTTAGTGGCTGACCTTGGAGATCTTGGGGATCTTGGTGGGGTCGATTGTCCTGCTGTTCTTGGTCATAGGCACAGTGTTCCAAGTCTCGTCTCTCTGTTGCACacgctgctccctctgctgctccctttgctgttctctctgctgctgttgttgctctGGAGGACAGAGGAAACACACACAGGAAGGATAACATGTCAACAGGTTTTTAAAGACAAATCAAATAGTGCCCCAGGTTTGAGAGAATACTGTGGGGTGAGTTGACAGATGGGATAGTAGGGGAACTTTCTGACCACTGTGGGCCACTGTAGTGTCTCCGTCTGCAGGCTATGGGGAGGGAATGCCAGTGTAGCTCTAAGCCTTAGAGGATGTAGCCCATGGGCCTGGCTGACCTGGCCTTCTCTTGGTGTCCTTGGAAAGCAGCTGCTGGTGCaccttcctctgctcctcctgctcctcgaTCTTGGCCTCTTTGTGGATCTGCTCGATGGTCTTGGGGCCCTGGTCAGCTCTCCTGGACACCCAGTTGTGCTGTTGGAAAGAGCAGTGTTAGACTTGCGCAAGGAGTTCCCTCAGAGAGACAATCTGGTGTTTTTAATTACTGAACTGCGTACAACACAATTAGCCTACAGTCAAGGAGCCCCAACGGCACAGCAGTATTTTGTTGATGGCTATGCATGCAGAATTTTTTATTCTATGCTCAAATCTAACTGATTACAGTCTGTTGTTTTCTTCCTCAGAGTGAATTACTGGTCTGCTCAGGGAGCCCGTGTGAAGAACTGAAAATTAGAATTTGTTTTCTCCTATTTattgtaatacattttttttttttttttaccctcacTGGTGGGCTGAGCTGCACAGACAGCACACAACCACAAGGCTTGagtatgcgcacacacacacacacacacacacacacacacacacacacacacacactcaccaatcGGAGGTCTATCACGTCCTGCAGCATAAACCGTATCCGAGACGATGTCTTCCGTTCCTTAACAATTTTCTCCATCTGATTGAAATACTGATCCATGCGAGGCTAtgacaagaaagagagagataaagggtcATTGCAAAGTGATGTATGAATACAATATTCTCACTATTCACTCCAGTGGACAGCCAGACACTCATGTCATTTCATTCCACTCCATTTTAcaattcagtgtgatatagtaTTGCCTCAAAGTAAACTGAGCAGTTTGGGAGCAGGTACAACAAAAGCCTTTTTTCTTAGCCTATAAAACACAGACTACTAAATGTGATTTCCTGTCTCAGTGTTAAATGTGCCAGATATACACCATTACAGCATTTGTAAATATGAGGACCACAGAGAGTCTTAAAACTCTGGTAGAGCCCAAAGAGGGTGAACACTGGTACGTGTGTAGGAGTCTTTCCTTTGGCCAGCAGCAGGTTAAAACAGGTCAGACAACAGCAGGCGTGTGAGCAGTGAGATGTCTCCTCACCAACGTCCCGCCAGGCCTCAGGGGCTTCCACATACGACCAGCTGGAAGTCATTTAAGCTCCCTCCCCATGGCTCACCTTGGCCTTCTCAAAGTCCAGGTCCTTGCCGATGGTGGTGAGCAGCCTGCAAAGGCACTCCAGCGATTCCTCGTCATGGTTCTTCAGCAGCTTGACCACGCAGTCGTGCATGATGGCCTCTGTCAGCATCTTGAGCTTGAACAGCTCCCCGATGAACTTGATGTTCCCTATGGAGCGCCGGCGGGCCTTGTCCTTGGCCTCCTCCAGCTCTAACCGTAGTCTCTCTTGATCACTGGACTAGAGAGGAAATGGAGAGTAGATTGTCAGAACTAAGTAACTAGCAACAGCTAACAATGAGCCCCCACTAACTCTCCACAATACATCAGTCCCATACAATTCTCTCCTCTATATTCCCCTACTACAAGGTGACAGACAGATTAGTGAtctgggtagtgtgtgtgtgtgtggggtttagGTACCTGTGCAGAGTCAAGTTCCTTCTGTTTCCTTTCAAACACCACGTCATCCACCTTGTCCCGCTCAAACTCCTTCTGACAACGGTTGAGCAGCAGTTTGCGGAAGTTCACTGTGGTTCCGGGTTTGTCCGTCATGGGCACTTTGAGCTGGAGAATAACAGAGGTAACAAGCTATTTGGTTAGAGGTACAGAGATATAGGGGAAAGAGCAGAGTAAAGAAAAACTGAGAATTGAATGGGAGATGAGGTCTAGAAAGAGTGAAAGGGGGCAGAAATATACCGTTAGGGACATTTTGCTGAATGTTTATGGGGCTTAAGAGGCCCCATGTACAGTTTATATTTTGATGTTGACTAGCAGCATTCAGAGGAACCACAGATAATCATGTCTGAACAATAGTGAGCTGAGCTTAACATACCGTGGTGAGGCAGCGACACATGTTCCCGTAGGCCACAGAGAAGCCGGGCTCGTCGATGGCCTTCTCAAAGACCAGGTCGATGACGCCCTTGAGGCGCTCCTCCGTGTCGATGGTGAGGTCCGTCACCTGCTTCATCAGCTGGTTGAACATCTGAGGCGTCAGTTTGTTGAGGATACTGCGCACCTTCCGGAAGAGCTCCTGGCAGGGCAACAACATCATCATAATTTATTGATGTAAGAATTCACTCACTTCATTTGATCTTCGGTCTCTTGACAACTCCTTGGTCACAATATCTCTTTCCCGTGTGGAGTCACTGCTGAAGAAACTCAACATCTTGTGGTTGAGTAGGGTGTGCGTTTTTGATTtgactgtgtgggtgtgtctgggtGTAAGATGAAAGGTTTGGCTCCTACCTGTGTTATAATGACCTCAGGGTCATCTGATGGCCCCGCCCTCTTCATGCCGGGTTTCCAGGCATTCTCAGCCTTCTTCAGTTGCACCTCTTCATTCGCCGACACGTTCAGGATAATCTTCCTGGGCGGGGGCCGCCGGGCACCACTCCCCATGTTCATCATCTGCTGGAGAGTGGAGAACAACATGTCACTTCTACAGCTCGccaccaacaccacacacatcaccAAGACTTGTTTGCTGAAGTCTAATTCACAActtcccttgaatgagtatgacTTAGGGAAATTAGTAATCCCTAGTAAACAAACGAGATGCAAATAATTCCCCATGATTCATTTATCTCACTATGATACCAGCCCAGCGATGATGTTGTTCATTACTATACCAGAAGAAAtattctgtgagtgtgtgtgcgagcgacagccagagagagagcgcgagtcaGTGAGCGAGAGAGAAGTAACAAAAAGAAGAGACATTATTTGAGAAAGAGATTGGTGTTTGTGTCGGGCGGAGGGGTAGTAATTACGTGAGCCTGGGAGTGAGTGTGACTCACTGCAGCTCCGCCGCGTCCTCCACTCATCTGTCTGCCAAAGTCAGCAAAGGCCGGTGTGAAGTCAGGGCCTCGGGAGATCACCCTGGATTCTACCGCCCGGGTTGGCAGCTTGTTTTGGTTTATCTgcagagacacacagggagagagcgcGATGGACAGTGAGACAGCTGACCAGCAGGGGGAGCAGTGATCCTTTAACACTGTGGGCCTAGCCATATGGGGAGAGCAGTGGCTGTGGCCTGGTCCAGAAACAACACCCTACTAGCCCTGATTCCCTAAGCACTTCTGGAGATCTGAAAGGACGATAGGTATAATCAATATGGTGAAAGTTTTACCAAGCCTATCAGGGGGTACTACCATATTGCGTAGATCTATCACCTCCTTTCAGATCTACATGAAGTGCCTGAGGTAGGGGCTGGAATCGGGCCTACCACTGGGGCAAAAGAGACAGGTCAGACCCAGCTACTTTCAGGTCCATCCACTGTTGTCCACTGAGAGGTGGTGGATTCCCAATCCTAGTCTTAGTTCGCCACTGTGTATGCTGTTTTATGTGTATCAGCTATGCATTTGATAAATTCTGTTTAACAAATTTGGTGACTGGCGCAGTGAGTGAAGTCAGAACCACATGTGGAAGGAGGACTGAAGGGAACATTGTGAGGGAAGGGGGAGAACAACTCCAGCGCTCTCAGCTGTCATTGACTTCCCTTAGTACTCTCCTCCAGTGAACATTTTCTCAGGGAGAAAAATATGACTCCCAGGGACTGTACATCAATCGTTGCCAGTCTATTGCTCCTTTTCTGGGGCTGAATTATCAACACTGCCAAGTGTGACATAATAGCTATGTGATTTTAAACAAAACAGGATGTCTATGGGCTAGCCGCTATTGGCTCGGTCAGAGTGCAGCAGAGGGAGATGAACTTACCAGAAGCATATCATTTCATAATGAATAGTTAAAAAAATGACATTGGGCCATGTATTTACTAAAGGGATCAAATAAAGCTACCCACACCGTTTGCTCCATACAAATAACCCCTTCACTTGAGAGCTTTTTTCAAAAGCAACTTACTTTGCTAACATCTTACACTATCCATTTATAGTCCTGAATATTTTTTGTGGGGTTTAGGGCCTTGCTCACAGCTAACTCATTCTGACCACTAGGTTGAAGCTCTGCTCAGCCCACTCTTCACACACCTTGTCCAGCACAACGTCACTGATCTGAGGCAGCCCATCTGGCTTCTGTGTACAGGCAGCCATGAACTGAAAGCCCAGCAGGAAGTCCCGTTTGTACTGACGCTTCCCATTAGTCTCCAGATCTGAGGAAACAACAAGATAGAGGTGAGGAAAACAGCCCTGCTCATCTCATACTGTGCAAAGGTTGTATGACTGTTGATAGTGAAAACTAAGCGAGAGACACTACTGAATAATAACCACCCCCTACCTTCATGGAAGAGGTCTGGGGGTGCTCCAGTGGAGCCCTCATTGTCCCCAGGGGTGGCCCCGCTGTCACTGCTCTCCGTCTCCGAGGTGTGTCCTGCTCCGTTCCTCATGGGCTCAGCCTCCCCGTTTTCCTCAGGGGCTGGgggcctctcctctgcctccaggGCTGAGGGtgctgttgagggagggggagaggtgctGCAGCTCCTGGCGGGTGGCAGGGCCTGGTCTCCAGCAGCCTCTTCCAAAGGCTTGAGCTCCTCCTGGGGGATGGAGGGGAAGCAGAGGGGGTGAGATAGAGGGACAGAGCTGCCTTCACAGAGTCGGATGGGAACACTGATCATGATGGATAACTCCTTGCCAACGTACTCTGACGATAACACCATTTCAAGTCATTCATGTCTGTGTTCCACCGCCACACATGTGGAAACATTTTCCATTTgaactattccccatataatCGCTCTCCGTCTACTCTGTTTatgcttcccctcctcctcccccgcaATGAGTGAATAAGAAGGGTTCTTGCTTACCTCAGTCTCCCTCTGTTGGGCATCTCCAACAGGACTCTCTTCATTTGGTTTCTTCCAGGTCTTTGGTGCATCAGGAGCAGTCTGACATCCTGCAGCGAAAACAACAGCAAAGACATTTTAAAGTCGGCTATAGGCTAACGATTTACCCAAAATTGCACCCACTAAAAATCTATGACTAGATACTTTTACTAGCGGAAAATAGTGGCCTTCCTCTCAGAATAATCATGGTCACTCCAATCACTCCAGCTGTTAGTGTAAGCACTGTGATGAGCTCAGCACTGATCCTGTTTGAAACAGATTCTATAAACGTGGACAGTCTTAGTTGTGTCCAGCAGCAACATTTAACAGTTTATATATAGTATACACACAGGCATCCATGTGACATTCACACGGTCATCTGTACCCATGGTTATGTACATACCTGTAGTGGGACTCTTTCTGGAAAGGGCTTGTAGCTGTGGTTCAGGCTTGTTGTCTGGTGTTATGAATGCCTCTGTCCCTGCTTTGAGAGGGACGTCTTTAGTGTCGGCGGGCTTGCTGGCCTCCGCTGTGGCCTGCACTAGTGGTGGAAGGCCAGGGGGAGGTGCTGGAAAAGCAGGCGCAGGTTTGGAGGTCAGAGTGACTGGCACTACAGCGATGGGTGCGATAGAGTCCGTGACAGCAGGGGGGATCTCTGCTCTCACCTCACTGGGCACAGCCTCACTACAGTCTTCTCTGGAGGCCGGGGTTGAAGCCTGGGGctggggtggggagggagaggaatCTAGGGGGGAGGGCTCCTGGGCCTGGGTGTCCAGCTCAGCCCCAGTGTCAGCATGGCCATTCAAAGCTTTTGGGGTTAGGGTGGGGGAAGCAGCCAGGGTGTGTGGGGCTTCTGGAAGAGGCTCCACTGTGTTTGGGATCTGGGAATGAGTCGTGGGAGGCAGGGTCTTGGGCTCAGCTGCAGAGGGAGTGGGAGTAGCAGGCTCCACTGCAGAGGGCTGCTCAATGGGGTTGGGGCTGGCAACAGGACGAGGGGCAGGGATGGGCGCCACCATCACTGGGGCAGGAGAGGGAAGCTCTGTTTCTACAGGGGGAGATGGGGCAGTTACAGGTGCACTGGCCTCTCGCCACGCCATAGAAGGTTCTGGTTGTCCAATCCCGGGAGAGGAAGGCTTCCGGATAACCTGCTCCAATTTTGGCTTATCATATACTGGAAAAGCGAAGAGATAACACTGACATTAAACACAAAAGAGAAAATTATTTGTGCTCTCTTTACTGAGTCAACGTCTTGCTCAGGCCTCTGCTCTCAGAGCAGAGATGTATTGTgcctggagggtggaggggtgaggGTCAGACCTGGCCCTGGTTTGCTGTCTGCAGCCCCAGGCGTGGGCTGCTGCTGCTTGGAGGGCTCCAGGCTGTAGGCTGGGTGGGCCTGGCCTTGGCCCTGCTCCGGAGTCTGGCTGCCGCtcgactgctgctgctgctgcgatTTGAGGTAGAAAATGTGAGGATAATGAGGGTGCGGCCATAAAAACTAGCAACATGGAAAGACAGCCAAATAAGCACAAACGAGCACAAAAATAGATTTAAGCGGAAACAAGGAAACCAGTGGGTATGGTTAGAAATATTGGCAACGGAAAAGACGGGGGAAGACAAGAAGAGACGGCAGCCAAGGAAAGCAGGCAAGAGGGGAAAAAAGGAGGAGATGAAGACGCAAAACAATAAAGAGTGCAAGAGTAGGAGAGAATGATAGGGAAACGGAGGCACATAAGGTAAAACAAAGCAACAAAAAAAGGGAGTGTAAAAAGgacaagacagaaagagaggaaagacACACTGTTAACGTCCAAGGAGAGGACAAGGAGGAAGTGTCACAACAAAAGACTTCCCTCCACAAAATCCAGAACAAGAATTGTCAATTAAGATGATTGCCCTTTTCTATTAGAATGCATTCAGCAATGACTCCTTTTGTTTGAATAAATAAGAAAATCTTATTTCTGGATTCTTCATAGAGGGACAAAAAGCAGAAACGACATGTTCCATAACAACATTTACTGtactagaagagagggaggagatacaCTGATACATGTAGGTAGGTACTAGTAGGTATAGATGTGTAAGCCATAGATCTGTGTGTCCAAGATTAACATGATAACCAACTATGACCAATGAAATACAGTGTGTTAGGTCACTGTTGTAAAATAGCCATGGTGTCCTGTTACTCAAATTGAATAGCAAAGATTGTGAACCTAAGGCCAACCTAAGGCCAGGTGTTAGGTGCAGATCAGTGGGTCAGGGACAGTGGCTGAAGTCTATGTGGCTGGCTGTGTCTAATGCAGTATGGCAGAGAATGGATTAGACACAGACTGAGGAAAATGTTTCTGGTCTGGTGCATGGCTCTCTGTATGTCGTGGTGTCAAAGCCCTGGTGGCCTGGCCTAATTGCCCGCTCCTTCCTAACACCCAGCAGTTTGCCCTAAGCACAGGTTTTACACAGCCATGGATGAGAGGCTAATAGCTCAGCTCAGtgggtcagtgtgtgtatgtgtgtaagtgaGTGAGAGAGCATTAAGCCTAAGAGCAGGTAGCATGAGAGTAGATGTGTACTTACCTGcggaggggtgggggtggaggagggtCGTCCGACAGGGGGAGTTGGATTCCGGCTCCCTGTGCCCCCTGCCATGATCTCCTCTGTGATGTCCCTGCCTCCCTGATTGGGGTCACGGATACGGATCTGGGAGGACAATGACACAAAAGGAACGCCGTCTCACTAAAGCACCAGTGTCTCAGAGCAACCCTCCCCCAGCCATTTAAAACAGTGGAGCGTGTAATGTACAGGAGTACTGACTGAGTCTAAAGAAGCATTAATATATCTGTGACCAAACGTTTCAGACATTCTTATTAATCTTGTGCAAATGGAGAGAAAAAGCTTAACACTTGACTTTTTACGATATCTCATATTTCAGTAAAGGCATTTAAAAGGGTTTCTGGAAAGATAATGTATTTTCATGTGGGTCATCAAACTGAACAGCAAAATATATCCCCCGACTCCGGAATGAAGCCATTTTTAAAGTCATCACCCTTCCTTCCTTGACTTTTCAAAAATAAGTATATTTAACACACGTATGTTAGAATTTCGATATCACAAACATAATTTGTCTATTAAGCAGCTTTATGAAGCCATTTTCCCCCTCATTCATCGCCAGTCAGCCTGCGCAGCTGATGGCACATCAAACTACagttaactgccaaaataaagaaaacaccaaCAAAAGTGTCTTAATTAACAGCCactagaacagcttcaatgcaccttggcatagattctacaagtgtcgggaactctattggagggatgcaacaccattcttgCGTGAGAAATTcgataatttggtgttttgttgaaagTGGTGGAAAACGCAGTCCcagccactgctccagaatctcccataagtgttcaatccTCCAACTGTCACATGCAGGTAAGACGTATTGATTTATATAAAATGTGCAACCCAAgcagggatggtgttagacgggtgatgagctgtgcctggttttctccagacatagagcattgcattcagaccaaagagttacatttttgtctcatcagaccacagaatgtTTGCTACTCtgccataaagcccagattggtgaagtgctgtagagactgttgtccttctggcaggttctcccatctcagccaatgaACTCtatagttctgtcagagtggtcattgggttcttggtcacctccctgatcaaggtccttcttgccaggttgctcagtttggtcggacggccagctctaggtagaGTATGGGTAGTTACACTTTTTGTTCATTTCCCAATGAttgagaccactgtgctcttggaaactttcaacacgcTCAAAATGGTTTTACACCCTTCCCGAGATATGCCTCATGTCAATTCTCTCTCCCAAATCTACGAACAGTTCCTTGggcttcatggtatagtttctgctctgacatgcactgtcaactgtggtaccttatatAGCCAGGGGGGTTTCTCTCTAAATCGTGTCCAAACAGTTGAATTGGCCATATGGGCTCAAAATGGGGTCCCTTGAAACAAGCCCAGCTTTCTGGTGTTAAAGAGCTAGATTAAGGCCTGGCATATATTAAGGATAAGGCGcccaagtggcacagcagtctaaggcactgcaacttagtactacagtccctggttcgaatccaggctgaatcacatccggccgcgattgggagtcccatagggaggcacacaattggcccagcgtcgtccgggtttggccagggtaggccatcactgtaaataagaatttgttcttaaccgacttgcctagttaaataaaactatGAAGATAAACCCTGCTTCTACACAGAAAAACTATACTGGCAGCCTAGATCTAAATTAACCCATGTCATCCCTCATATACCTTCTCTGTAAAATAAATATTCTGTTTCAAAATGCAAGTTAAAAGGGCTGATGGATCCAGATATGTCTCTTCATCAGGGATCATTTTTCATATCCTCTCACAGAATGCATGTGGAAACAGAAGATGTGGTGCCTAACTGAGCACAGATGGCCTACGCTAGTGTGTGTATCCGTATGTGTAATGCTTACATACATAGGGAGCGTGTGATGTCTGTGTTGAGATGGCAGGTTGCTGAGATACTCACTGGTTTTTTCTCACGCTTGGCTGGTGGAGGTTGCTGCGGTGTAGGCACTATGATggggggtgagggggggtacACCTGCTGTCCTGGATAGAATTGAGGTCCGGGAGCTGTGTCAGGAAGGAGGAAGAAAAGCTGAGTATAGTGTGTGTCACTCGCTGTGTGTGTAGCTGAGGAACAAACTGAGTTGATGGGGTCTGTACAAGAAGATAATTGCACTAGAAAGGACAGATGTGTGCTTTGTGGAGTGAGACAGCTATTTTAAATCAGActggtggggtgtgtgtgagatatacacacacacacacacacacacacacacacatatatatatgtgtgtatgtgtgtgtgtgtgtgcttggcggAGACTCACCATACTGAGCAGGGTACTCCCCCGGCCCAGGGCCAGGATAGAATGTGCCAGACCCAGGCGGCTGCACTGAAAACGGCTGGGGCGGCCCCACATAGGGCGTACTGTGGCGATACTgtagagggagaaatggagggcaTAGAAGAATGGGTTAAAAGCCGCGTGGGGGAATAGGTAGAGGAATGCCTACTGGAgagcagcagcagcctggtcagtCAGTCCCACCTGTGGGATGTAGTACTGGGCAGCCtgtggggaggggaagggcatgGGGGCCATCATCATCATGGTGGGCTGGTTGGGGGGGTATACCGCCGCTGTGGGGTTCTGAGAGCCGGGCCGCAGAGATGGAGCGTTGGTGGGGATGGTTGGCCGCGCTGTCTGCATCTGAGCCCTCTGGAAAAACTGAGAggcgagagacacacacacagagaccgatATTACATGTGCGAGAACTTAGTCCCAGAGAAGCAAGAGAGGATCCACAACTTTCCCAACAGCAGTCTCATCATGCGTGTCCTGTGCAGTCTCTCATTTCAGCTTTGTGGACTCAGGGGCTCAGAGAGATGAAGCCAAGGAGAcctcagagacagagagcattATCTCTGAGGACCAGGTGTATGGCACTTCCACTTCAGCACACATTTCCCCAAGCAGCATAAACAAACCCACAGGACACGGGCCTGCAGGGTGAGTACTGACTCCTCCAGCTGGGTTGCCTCTGCCCTGATCAGAGAGAGATCAAGGTTGTGAAAGGTCTCAGAACACAGCGGTCTACCAGCGGCCTCCGCCTCCCAACCTGCTGTGGTGTTACAACAGGGCTTAGAGAGCACGGTTCCATGCTGCCAGAGTCAACCACCAACCAGCGCACAGCAACACCCTGTACCTACCACACATACTGTTACACGCCACACACGCTGACCTTATATGCAGCCACATTAGTTTACAATGCAGTATCCACAACTTTGAAATTTGCATAAATTGTTCATCTTCATGCTATATAGCAGCGGTTCCCAAACTATGGGTCACTAGTAAttgtgtctccctctgccatatggacacattgtaTCATATACAGAAAGAAAATGGCAGCAAAAGAGATCCACAAAGACATACTGCAGTAACTTTGATTGTAAAGTACATCAAACCACATCGACTGCGTGCACGCCTGTTCGCAAACTGTGTGGAGAtatgggatcagagcatgacaactTGCTATTTCACACCGAGGCCTGGTGGTTATCAACGGGGAGAATATTGGAAAGATTTTTAGAAATGAGAAACGAActggatgtaaaaaaaaacagactTGACTTGCCGATGTAACAGACATAGGCTATTTTGAGAACGGAATGCAAGCATGCAGGGGAAATACAAAAATGTTCTACagattttttacatgtattttttatttatctgttattttaccaggtaagttgactgagaacacgttctcatttgcagcaacgacctggggaatagttacaggggagaggagggggatgaatgagccaattgtaaactggggatgattaggtgactgtGATGGTTGAGGGCCAAGGTGTATGTGTATTCAGAGGAAATATTTCTTATACATACGCGAAACCATGCCCCCTTTCCTTGGCTGTGGAAGTTTCTAACAGACAACAGCAGAAGTGAGTGTCCCACAGGAGTGGCGACTGCTCACCTCCAACGCTTTGAAGAGCACTTTGGGACCTACTTCCCGGACTTGGACATGACATTTGACTGGGTGCAAAATCCgtttgactgtgatcctggctcagttgGCATGCCAGCAAGTGAAATCACAGCTGATTGAGCTGTCATGTGACTGAATGCTGCAGACAACGCATTCACAGGTCATTATGGAGGAGTTTTGGTTCCTGACTCAAAGGGAATACCTTGCCATTTCCCCCCGAGCATTAAAACTCATGTTACCCATCGCCAGCTCATATCTGCGTGAAGCTGGATTCTGTGATCTCGTCTGAATTAAAACCAAATATTGATCCAGGTTGGACGTGACAGCAGATATGAGGTGCGCACTGTCGACCACGTACACCGACGTGACATGCATCaagcacacccatctcattagtggtggtgaaaTAAGAGAATCAGAAATTATGTCAGACTGATTTGCAATTGACTGCCATAGCCAGCCATGGTTGGTGTCATGAGTATTTTCAAATTGGGTCATGGGCCAAAAAAGTTTGGTAACTCCTGCTACATAGCTAATGTAGACATAACTGGGGCCACAATGTAATATAAGGCTGTTTTGTGTTGTTCTGTTAAATGAGGTGAGGTTTTATTAACAATGTGGAAACAGAGCTCTTCTTCATGCGTCATAAAACACAGAATCAACATTTTTTTTCTCATGACTGCAGAAGTTATGTTTGCAGGAAACTAAATATCACAATCAATGGGCTGCTCAGTGCTGCCAAGCTTTTTCTGGGGAGCTCATAAAATGTTATGCAGCAATCAATGTACTCCAAGCAAGATGAAAGACTCCACACAACAGCTGTGGCCTACATCCTAATGACTAGAGCTCAAGGTTACCACAACCAGTTGACTCAGGTTCAATAATTCTTCAGCGATCAGATACCCTGAAGTATACACAATCGTTCTTTAAAATGCAGCTCCTTTCATAAAAATTAAACACTTTTGGAAAGAAGAAGTTAACAGTTCTAATATTCTGCATGCTGTTCATCTAAACTAAGCAAACATGGGAGACTAAGAATGGGGAAGAAGAATGAAGGGAAATGATTGAATGATTACAAAAAGACGTAGGAGAAAATGAGTGAGTGTGGTGTTCAGGCAGTATTATATTGTTAtgttgggggggagagagaggggttttcTACTGAGCATACTTTAGTTAAGATGATGGCCACTGGAGGGCTCGGGGGTTAGAGGTTAAAGGTAAGGG from Salvelinus fontinalis isolate EN_2023a chromosome 18, ASM2944872v1, whole genome shotgun sequence carries:
- the LOC129815154 gene encoding eukaryotic translation initiation factor 4 gamma 3-like isoform X20; this translates as MSLPTKIVPKPATVAVSGPGTVPSPSSQLRATLTSVSLPPGAPGAPQSNAVPPPQIFLNMTRPRIPRVQPSLDDRIFPTQPGVTAVYSVPRHPGPPYTAHDITKGHPNLAGTPPGHAHSPALSQVSVPTASPYRYPKGWEAGGGSPYTTGQNAGSTPLVYSPQTQQMNAQPQSRPFFQRAQMQTARPTIPTNAPSLRPGSQNPTAAVYPPNQPTMMMMAPMPFPSPQAAQYYIPQYRHSTPYVGPPQPFSVQPPGSGTFYPGPGPGEYPAQYAPGPQFYPGQQVYPPSPPIIVPTPQQPPPAKREKKPIRIRDPNQGGRDITEEIMAGGTGSRNPTPPVGRPSSTPTPPQFLWPHPHYPHIFYLKSQQQQQSSGSQTPEQGQGQAHPAYSLEPSKQQQPTPGAADSKPGPVYDKPKLEQVIRKPSSPGIGQPEPSMAWREASAPVTAPSPPVETELPSPAPVMVAPIPAPRPVASPNPIEQPSAVEPATPTPSAAEPKTLPPTTHSQIPNTVEPLPEAPHTLAASPTLTPKALNGHADTGAELDTQAQEPSPLDSSPSPPQPQASTPASREDCSEAVPSEVRAEIPPAVTDSIAPIAVVPVTLTSKPAPAFPAPPPGLPPLVQATAEASKPADTKDVPLKAGTEAFITPDNKPEPQLQALSRKSPTTGCQTAPDAPKTWKKPNEESPVGDAQQRETEEELKPLEEAAGDQALPPARSCSTSPPPSTAPSALEAEERPPAPEENGEAEPMRNGAGHTSETESSDSGATPGDNEGSTGAPPDLFHEDLETNGKRQYKRDFLLGFQFMAACTQKPDGLPQISDVVLDKINQNKLPTRAVESRVISRGPDFTPAFADFGRQMSGGRGGAAVSHTHSQAHQMMNMGSGARRPPPRKIILNVSANEEVQLKKAENAWKPGMKRAGPSDDPEVIITQELFRKVRSILNKLTPQMFNQLMKQVTDLTIDTEERLKGVIDLVFEKAIDEPGFSVAYGNMCRCLTTLKVPMTDKPGTTVNFRKLLLNRCQKEFERDKVDDVVFERKQKELDSAQSSDQERLRLELEEAKDKARRRSIGNIKFIGELFKLKMLTEAIMHDCVVKLLKNHDEESLECLCRLLTTIGKDLDFEKAKPRMDQYFNQMEKIVKERKTSSRIRFMLQDVIDLRLHNWVSRRADQGPKTIEQIHKEAKIEEQEEQRKVHQQLLSKDTKRRPEQQQQQREQQREQQREQRVQQRDETWNTVPMTKNSRTIDPTKIPKISKPQMDEKIQLGPRASLNWMKGSSGGAKASDSELSRSGGGGASLNRYSALQSTQSHQTTPPAQNLEYDTKRTLGSRSSAGRERSEKPLSPAPSRPGSFVRGGSAKELPESPAQSPEEPRRELESPRRPSVSEDKTEPERSSAREPVKAEPVVAQSPDRPALSEEEMERKSRAIIDEFLHINDYKEAVQCVDELDMSSQLHVFVRVGVESTLERSQITRDHMGKLLFQLVQQDILAKPQFFKGFADTLELADDMAIDIPHIWLYLAELLSPVLRDRGFSMRELFSELSKPLLPVGRAGILFSEILHILCKQMSHRKVGTLWRESGLSWSDFLPEGEDVQDFISEQKLQFTEADCSSHEAALATTALSLVVLNQQLERLLLEDMASDEQIFDWVEANLDESQMSSSPFLRALMTAVCKAAVKDESASCRVDVAIIQRRLPVLLKYLNSDTERQLQALYALQALIVTLDQPPNLLRMFFDCLYDEDVISEDAFYKWETSKDPAEELGKGVALKSVTAFFTWLREAEEESEDN